The Streptomyces sp. JB150 genomic interval GCGGGCCGCCGCGCTGGGCTGGAACTCGCCGGAGCACGTCTGCGTGGTGCTGGGCACGGCACCCGACGGCGACTCCGAGCTGACCGTGGAGGCGATCCGGCGGGCGGCCCGGCACGCCAAGCTGCAGGTGCTCACCGGGGTCCTCGGGGACCGGCTGGTCGTCATCGCCGGCGGCAGCGACAACCCGCTGGCGGTCGCGAAGTCGCTGATCGGGCCGTTCGCGGCGGGGCCCGTGGTGGCGGGTCCGATCGTGCCGGACCTGCTGGCCGCGACCCGGTCCGCGCAGGCCGCCGCGGCCGGACTGAAGGCGTGTTCCGCCTGGCAGGACGCCCCGCGGCCGGTGCTGGCGGACGATCTGCTGCCGGAGCGCGCGATCGCCGGAGACCCGGGCGCCCGCGAGCAGTTGGTGGAGGAGATCTACAGACCGCTGGAGGAGGCCGGGTCCGCGCTCCTGGAGACGCTGAGTGTGTATCTGGAGCAGGCGAGCAGTCTGGAGGGGGCCGCCCGGATGCTCTTCGTTCACCCGAACACCGTCCGCTACCGGCTCCGACGTGTGACTGACGTCACCGGCTGGTCCCCTTCCGATGTACGCTCCGCCTTCACACTGCGGATCGCGCTCATCCTGGGGCGTCTGG includes:
- the fasR gene encoding fatty acid biosynthesis transcriptional regulator FasR, encoding MPEPESSSPVAARRAHPHDATLKRLEKSSGSLAAQAIARMDETLPWYRAMPPENRSWIGLVAQAGIAAFTEWFRRPDAPQAISTDVFGTAPRELTRAITLRQTVEMVRTTIEVMESAIDEVAAPGDESVLREALLVYAREIAFATAQVYAQAAEARGAWDARLESLVVNAVLSGEADEGAVSRAAALGWNSPEHVCVVLGTAPDGDSELTVEAIRRAARHAKLQVLTGVLGDRLVVIAGGSDNPLAVAKSLIGPFAAGPVVAGPIVPDLLAATRSAQAAAAGLKACSAWQDAPRPVLADDLLPERAIAGDPGAREQLVEEIYRPLEEAGSALLETLSVYLEQASSLEGAARMLFVHPNTVRYRLRRVTDVTGWSPSDVRSAFTLRIALILGRLADGDAQP